A part of Rhopalosiphum maidis isolate BTI-1 chromosome 3, ASM367621v3, whole genome shotgun sequence genomic DNA contains:
- the LOC113558120 gene encoding uncharacterized protein LOC113558120, translating to MANNDNGNVVPSLLKFAYLKCNKAQQNDYNDMGVPNIDLQKCCVSIFEILRLNTAVGFNPLGDRQSMFAKVYSPNNDKLIFNICEEAAFHGHVTCMKFARSIGVPWHTPSSAVLSACDWAASKGNLSCLKYACENGRCEWDAETCNMAAASGQLECLQYAHENGCEWDEIAAMQAALHGNLDCLKYAHENGCPWNEDVCYHAAINGQLQCLIYARENGCPWDSETCYHAAANGHLECLMYAHENNCPLEESACAAALIGDHVDCFKYALENGCIPDRINRNHH from the exons ATGGCGAACAACGATAATGGAAATGTCGTCCCCAGTCTCTTGAAGTTTGCCTACCTCAAATGCAACAAAGCCCAGCAGAATGATTATAACGATATGGGAGTTCCGAACATCGACCTACAGAAGTGTTGTGTGTCGATTTTCGAAATCTTGAGACTAAACACGGCTGTTGGTTTCAACCCGCTGGGCGATAGACAGTCCATGTTTGCTAAAGTTTATTCGCCtaataacgataaattaattttcaatatatgcGAGGAGGCCGCGTTTCACGGACATGTAACATGCATGAAGTTTGCTCGCTCAATCGGCGTCCCCTGGCACACTCCGTCCTCGGCCGTTCTTTCAGCGTGTGACTGGGCAGCGAGCAAGGGCAATCTGTCTTGTCTAAAGTACGCATGTGAAAATGGAA GATGCGAGTGGGACGCAGAAACGTGTAACATGGCTGCGGCAAGTGGACAACTAGAGTGCCTTCAATATGCTCACGAAAATGGATGCGAGTGGGATGAAATCGCGGCTATGCAGGCTGCGTTGCATGGAAATCTGGACTGTCTAAAATACGCACATGAAAATGGTTGTCCGTGGAACGAAGACGTTTGTTATCATGCTGCGATTAATGGACAACTGCAATGTTTGATATATGCCCGAGAAAATGGATGCCCGTGGGACTCGGAAACGTGTTATCATGCTGCGGCAAATGGGCACCTGGAGTGTTTAATGTATGCACATGAAAATAATTGCCCGTTGGAAGAATCCGCGTGTGCTGCAGCTTTGATCGGTGACCACGTTGATTGTTTCAAATATGCACTTGAAAACGGATGTATTCCGGATCGTATTAATCGTAATCATCATTAG